The following proteins are encoded in a genomic region of Fusarium keratoplasticum isolate Fu6.1 chromosome 9, whole genome shotgun sequence:
- a CDS encoding Phosphoserine transaminase, translated as MPSRSEITYFGAGPAALPTDVLETAAQALLDYNGTGLGISEHSHRSELAANILNEAKADLASYLDIPEDYEVLFMQGGGTGEFSATMYNLVGAWVTKKKAQIVASLNKPEDDPLVEQELRNAVDKELKVDYIVTGGWSQKASEEAKRLLGPEHVNIVADARKVNDGKYGKIPDESTWSISKDAALVYYCDNETVDGVEFPAFPKSLTPGPDGNGPIVVADMSSNILSRRIPVKNYSVIFFGAQKNLGCTGVTVVIIKKSLLPPQTSQPPAPLLRKLGLPIPPIIFQYETIAKNNSLYNTLSIFDVYIAGQVLKKLLRTYSNKVDGQEAVAVKKADLIYAALEAHPDVYRIVPDKSVRSRMNICFRVTKNGDTDATEKTFLKEATSLGLTGLKGHRSVGGIRASNYNSIPLEGAEKLAKFIETFASS; from the exons ATGCCTTCCAGATCTGAAATTACCTACTTTGGTGCCGGGCCAGCGGCTTTACCCACTGACGTGCTTGAGACTGCCGCGCAGGCATTGCTTGACTACAATGGCACTGGCCTCGGAA TTTCTGAGCATTCGCATCGTTCTGAGTTAGCGgccaacatcctcaacgAAGCCAAGGCGGATCTTGCCTCCTATCTCGACATTCCTGAGGACTACGAGGTTCTCTTCATGCAGGGTGGCGGTACCGGAGAGTTCTCCGCAACCATGTACAACCTTGTTGGTGCGTGGgtgaccaagaagaaggcccagatCGTCGCCTCCCTCAACAAGCCCGAGGATGACCCTCTTGTGGAGCAGGAGCTCCGAAATGCCGTtgacaaggagctcaaggttgaTTACATCGTCACTGGCGGCTGGTCGCAGAAGGCTtccgaggaggccaagcgACTTCTTGGTCCTGAGCATGTCAACATTGTTGCCGACGCCCGCAAGGTCAACGATGGCAAGTATGGCAAGATCCCTGATGAGAGCACCTGGAGCATCTCCAAGGATGCTGCTCTGGTCTACTACTGCGACAACGAGACTGTCGATGGCGTTGAGTTCCCCGCCTTCCCCAAGTCTCTGACTCCTGGACCTGATGGAAATGGCCCTATCGTGGTGGCCGACATGTCGTCCAATATCCTCTCTCGACGAATTCCTGTCAAGAACTActccgtcatcttcttcggaGCTCAGAAGAACCTCGGCTGCACTGGTGTCACTGTTGTGATTATCAAGAAGagcctcctccctccccagacttctcagcctcctgctcctctcCTCAGGAAACTTGGTCTTCCTATTCctcccatcatcttccagTACGAGACCAttgccaagaacaacagTCTCTACAACACCCTCAGCATCTTTGA TGTCTACATTGCTGGTCAGGTTCTTAAGAAGCTGCTCCGCACTTATTCCAACAAGGTTGACGGCCAGGAGGCCGTGgccgtcaagaaggccgacCTCATCTATGCTGCTCTCGAGGCCCACCCCGACGTGTACAGAATTGTCCCGGACAAGTCTGTCCGCTCAAGGATGAACATCTGCTTCCGCGTCACCAAGAACGGCGACACTGATGCGACTGAGAAGACTTTCCTGAAGGAGGCCACCAGCCTGGGCCTGACTGGTCTCAAGGGTCACCGCAGCGTCGGCGGTATTCGTGCCAGCAACTACAACTCGATTCCCCTGGAGGGTGCTGAGAAGCTTGCCAAGTTTATCGAgacttttgcttcttcttga